One stretch of Sinomonas terrae DNA includes these proteins:
- a CDS encoding carbon-nitrogen hydrolase family protein, whose translation MRIAAAQGHPVWLDPEATTAKVVSAVEQAASGGVELLAFPEAFLPGYPFWAILGGVDRLNEPRHAAAYGSYLDASITIEGPQIRLICQASSDLGVFVYLGIAERSGGSVYATLVAIDPTRGVIGTHRKLMPTHGERVIWAPGDGAGLRTHDVHGLQVGGLNCWENWMPLARYSLYAQGEQLHVAVFPGSAFAANTDLARFIAMEGRVWVLVAAGLLTAADIPKDHPYHELIAAKPAGFFNGGSGIVTPQGTWAIGPVTDSEQLVVADIDPAMVSRARQTFDPAGHYARPDVFDLQVHRRRPQVTFGD comes from the coding sequence ATGCGGATCGCGGCGGCACAGGGCCATCCGGTATGGCTGGACCCGGAGGCGACGACGGCCAAAGTCGTCTCGGCTGTGGAGCAGGCGGCCTCAGGCGGCGTGGAATTGCTCGCGTTTCCCGAGGCGTTTCTGCCCGGATATCCTTTCTGGGCGATTCTCGGCGGCGTCGACCGCCTCAACGAGCCACGCCACGCGGCGGCATACGGGAGTTATCTCGACGCATCGATAACGATCGAGGGCCCGCAGATCCGGCTGATCTGCCAGGCATCGTCCGACCTCGGGGTGTTCGTCTACTTGGGCATCGCCGAACGCTCTGGCGGCAGTGTGTACGCCACCCTGGTCGCCATCGACCCCACTCGAGGCGTGATCGGGACGCACCGCAAACTGATGCCAACCCACGGCGAACGCGTCATCTGGGCCCCCGGCGACGGGGCAGGCCTGCGCACGCACGACGTGCACGGCCTACAGGTGGGCGGGCTGAACTGCTGGGAGAACTGGATGCCGCTGGCACGATATTCGCTCTACGCGCAGGGTGAACAGCTGCATGTTGCCGTCTTCCCCGGATCCGCGTTCGCTGCCAACACCGATCTCGCCCGGTTCATCGCGATGGAAGGCCGGGTGTGGGTGCTCGTCGCCGCCGGACTGCTCACCGCAGCTGACATCCCGAAGGATCACCCGTACCACGAGCTGATCGCAGCCAAACCGGCTGGATTCTTCAACGGCGGGTCCGGGATCGTGACCCCGCAGGGCACCTGGGCTATCGGTCCGGTCACGGACAGCGAGCAGCTCGTCGTCGCCGACATCGACCCCGCCATGGTCAGCCGCGCCCGGCAGACCTTCGACCCCGCCGGACACTACGCCCGCCCAGA